A stretch of Tripterygium wilfordii isolate XIE 37 chromosome 11, ASM1340144v1, whole genome shotgun sequence DNA encodes these proteins:
- the LOC120009783 gene encoding uncharacterized protein LOC120009783 isoform X2, which yields MSDARYATEISGSMSSRSLSEISEVETFRLSVNLVSAARRNIGFLRTVAESQWLHESPIVIVEAIRRYEELWMPLISDLTVQSKTPPLVLPPLDIEWVWFCHSLNPVNYRKYCASRFSKLIGKPAIFDEENEDYALMRCGEIWERRYPSESFENEIDSDLEDPVDIVTNEDLLFEVKKQRNLCKKFSVPYMNEIVYLIAAKQRYKGFLFLLQRSTDGCSPLVPTLDILLMWITHQSYPTVYAEDLKEMEGDIWSLVSVGELVNKKEVEETQKLWDRAFEQPYEKAGAELALDFDGVASVNPPVHWAVSDVDVNTKYKAMTPRFLLEVCLSVRLSSRMKAMHEDIKCNFLCLKMVRCHRELKMENLISDICLDSWQKAWHLCGEFGTRGLMLELRHRGGGFFKRCKLLDTATFLWNDLLRAPSLALAREVGDQVRIVASITPPVQAPYLLKCVPDRVTDDSGAMISDVILRMNRYRPQEGRWLSRTVLDHAGRECFVVRIRVGGGLWRRGDETPSAVKWEDRIIEIREGSWSYVADSIGRAPAKVVGTATPKEPPEKCQAAWNFSTGDELLISWESSTSVPGLRFTLINEMSPDSSVKLLRGRKMQYQVRKASNKTNSSHEEQSEDGEEDEDGFITFVRFNEDNPNGRATALLNWKLLAVELLPDEDTVLILLLCISILRSVSEMRKEDLGNLLIRRRLKESKLGARDWGSVILHPSPLSSSTNSSPYLQPWHWNPEAVMASERADLITRQPGFGYSPVEGGDKLFKRGIIT from the exons ATGTCGGATGCCCGGTATGCAACCGAAATATCGGGCTCCATGTCCTCGAGGAGCCTCAGTGAAATATCCGAAGtggaaacgtttcgtttgagCGTGAATCTCGTATCGGCTGCGAGGCGAAATATCGGGTTCTTGAGAACAGTGGCAGAGTCTCAGTGGCTTCACGAGAGTCCAATCGTTATTGTTGAAGCCATACGAAG GTATGAGGAGCTCTGGATGCCGTTGATTTCTGATCTGACGGTTCAGTCAAAGACGCCACCTTTGGTTCTTCCTCCTCTGGATATTGAGTGGGTTTGGTTCTGCCACTCCTTGAATCCG GTCAATTACAGGAAATACTGTGCATCGAGGTTCTCAAAACTGATAGGAAAACCTGCAATCTTCGACGAAGAAAATGAAGATTACGCATTGATGAGATGCGGAGAGATCTGGGAAAGAAGATACCCATCTGAGTCTTTTGAGAATGAAATTGATTCAGATTTGGAAGACCCAGTTGATATCGTGACTAATGAAGATCTACTGTTCGAAGTAAAGAAGCAGAGAAATTTGTGCAAGAAGTTCTCAGTACCATATATGAACGAGATTGTGTATTTGATAGCAGCAAAACAGAGGTACAAGGGGTTTTTGTTCTTGTTGCAGAGATCCACAGATGGGTGTTCTCCTTTGGTGCCCACTTTGGACATTCTACTGATGTGGATAACTCATCAA AGTTACCCAACTGTATATGCAGAGGACTTGAAAGAGATGGAGGGCGACATTTGGAGTCTGGTGAGTGTAGGGGAACTTGTGAATAAAAAGGAGGTGGAAGAAACCCAGAAATTGTGGGATAGAGCCTTTGAGCAACCATATGAGAAAGCTGGAGCCGAGCTAGCCCTGGACTTTGATGGGGTTGCCTCAGTGAATCCTCCTGTTCACTGGGCAGTCTCAGATGTAGATGTCAACACCAAATACAAGGCCATGACACCCAGGTTCTTACTTGAG GTGTGTCTGTCTGTGAGGCTCAGTTCTAGGATGAAGGCAATGCATGAAGACATTAAATGCAATTTCCTGTGTCTGAAAATGGTAAGATGTCACAGGGAGCTCAAGATGGAAAATCTCATATCCGACATCTGCCTGGATTCATGGCAAAAAGCTTGGCATCTCTGCGGTGAATTTGGCACCAGAGGATTGATGCTTGAGCTTCGCCATCGTGGTGGGGGCTTTTTCAAAAGATGCAAATTGCTAGACACGGCTACATTTTTATGGAATGATTTACTAAGAGCACCATCCCTTGCTTTGGCGAGAGAAGTTGGTGATCAAGTGAGGATTGTTGCTTCAATAACTCCACCGGTTCAAGCACCATATTTGTTGAAATGTGTACCAGATAGAGTCACTGATGATTCAGGGGCAATGATATCAGATGTGATTCTGAGAATGAACCGGTATAGGCCTCAAGAAGGTCGTTGGTTGTCTCGCACAGTTCTTGATCATGCTGGGAGAGAGTGTTTCGTTGTTCGGATAAG AGTGGGAGGTGGGCTTTGGAGGAGAGGAGATGAAACCCCATCAGCTGTGAAATGGGAAGACAGAATTATTGAGATACGAGAAGGTTCATGGTCTTATGTTGCAGATTCCATCGGTAGAGCTCCTG CAAAAGTGGTAGGAACAGCAACCCCCAAAGAACCTCCAGAGAAGTGCCAAGCCGCGTGGAATTTCTCCACAGGAGATGAGTTGTTAATTAGTTGGGAATCATCAACATCAGTGCCAGGTCTGAGGTTCACGCTCATAAATGAAATGTCTCCAGACTCATCT GTTAAGTTGTTGAGAGGACGAAAAATGCAGTACCAAGTGAGGAAAGCTAGTAATAAAACGAACAGTTCCCACGAAGAACAAAGCGaggatggagaagaagatgaggatgGCTTTATAACATTCGTTCGTTTCAATGAGGACAACCCAAATGGAAGAGCAACAGCTCTTTTAAATTGGAAGCTATTGGCCGTAGAACTACTCCCCGATGAAGACACGGTTCTTATCCTCCTACTATGCATTTCAATACTCAGAAGTGTATCAGAGATGAGAAAAGAAGACTTGGGAAACTTGCTCATTAGGCGTCGGTTGAAGGAATCGAAACTAGGAGCTAGAGATTGGGGTTCTGTGATACTACATCCTtctccactttcttcttcaACCAATTCTTCCCCATATCTTCAACCTTGGCATTGGAATCCTGAAGCTGTAATGGCATCCGAAAGGGCTGATCTCATCACCAGACAGCCTGGTTTTGGTTATTCACCTGTTGAAGGTGGTGATAAGTTGTTTAAGAGAGGAATCATAACAtga
- the LOC120009783 gene encoding uncharacterized protein LOC120009783 isoform X1 yields the protein MSDARYATEISGSMSSRSLSEISEVETFRLSVNLVSAARRNIGFLRTVAESQWLHESPIVIVEAIRRYEELWMPLISDLTVQSKTPPLVLPPLDIEWVWFCHSLNPVNYRKYCASRFSKLIGKPAIFDEENEDYALMRCGEIWERRYPSESFENEIDSDLEDPVDIVTNEDLLFEVKKQRNLCKKFSVPYMNEIVYLIAAKQRYKGFLFLLQRSTDGCSPLVPTLDILLMWITHQSYPTVYAEDLKEMEGDIWSLVSVGELVNKKEVEETQKLWDRAFEQPYEKAGAELALDFDGVASVNPPVHWAVSDVDVNTKYKAMTPRFLLEVCLSVRLSSRMKAMHEDIKCNFLCLKMVRCHRELKMENLISDICLDSWQKAWHLCGEFGTRGLMLELRHRGGGFFKRCKLLDTATFLWNDLLRAPSLALAREVGDQVRIVASITPPVQAPYLLKCVPDRVTDDSGAMISDVILRMNRYRPQEGRWLSRTVLDHAGRECFVVRIRVGGGLWRRGDETPSAVKWEDRIIEIREGSWSYVADSIGRAPAKVVGTATPKEPPEKCQAAWNFSTGDELLISWESSTSVPGLRFTLINEMSPDSSQVKLLRGRKMQYQVRKASNKTNSSHEEQSEDGEEDEDGFITFVRFNEDNPNGRATALLNWKLLAVELLPDEDTVLILLLCISILRSVSEMRKEDLGNLLIRRRLKESKLGARDWGSVILHPSPLSSSTNSSPYLQPWHWNPEAVMASERADLITRQPGFGYSPVEGGDKLFKRGIIT from the exons ATGTCGGATGCCCGGTATGCAACCGAAATATCGGGCTCCATGTCCTCGAGGAGCCTCAGTGAAATATCCGAAGtggaaacgtttcgtttgagCGTGAATCTCGTATCGGCTGCGAGGCGAAATATCGGGTTCTTGAGAACAGTGGCAGAGTCTCAGTGGCTTCACGAGAGTCCAATCGTTATTGTTGAAGCCATACGAAG GTATGAGGAGCTCTGGATGCCGTTGATTTCTGATCTGACGGTTCAGTCAAAGACGCCACCTTTGGTTCTTCCTCCTCTGGATATTGAGTGGGTTTGGTTCTGCCACTCCTTGAATCCG GTCAATTACAGGAAATACTGTGCATCGAGGTTCTCAAAACTGATAGGAAAACCTGCAATCTTCGACGAAGAAAATGAAGATTACGCATTGATGAGATGCGGAGAGATCTGGGAAAGAAGATACCCATCTGAGTCTTTTGAGAATGAAATTGATTCAGATTTGGAAGACCCAGTTGATATCGTGACTAATGAAGATCTACTGTTCGAAGTAAAGAAGCAGAGAAATTTGTGCAAGAAGTTCTCAGTACCATATATGAACGAGATTGTGTATTTGATAGCAGCAAAACAGAGGTACAAGGGGTTTTTGTTCTTGTTGCAGAGATCCACAGATGGGTGTTCTCCTTTGGTGCCCACTTTGGACATTCTACTGATGTGGATAACTCATCAA AGTTACCCAACTGTATATGCAGAGGACTTGAAAGAGATGGAGGGCGACATTTGGAGTCTGGTGAGTGTAGGGGAACTTGTGAATAAAAAGGAGGTGGAAGAAACCCAGAAATTGTGGGATAGAGCCTTTGAGCAACCATATGAGAAAGCTGGAGCCGAGCTAGCCCTGGACTTTGATGGGGTTGCCTCAGTGAATCCTCCTGTTCACTGGGCAGTCTCAGATGTAGATGTCAACACCAAATACAAGGCCATGACACCCAGGTTCTTACTTGAG GTGTGTCTGTCTGTGAGGCTCAGTTCTAGGATGAAGGCAATGCATGAAGACATTAAATGCAATTTCCTGTGTCTGAAAATGGTAAGATGTCACAGGGAGCTCAAGATGGAAAATCTCATATCCGACATCTGCCTGGATTCATGGCAAAAAGCTTGGCATCTCTGCGGTGAATTTGGCACCAGAGGATTGATGCTTGAGCTTCGCCATCGTGGTGGGGGCTTTTTCAAAAGATGCAAATTGCTAGACACGGCTACATTTTTATGGAATGATTTACTAAGAGCACCATCCCTTGCTTTGGCGAGAGAAGTTGGTGATCAAGTGAGGATTGTTGCTTCAATAACTCCACCGGTTCAAGCACCATATTTGTTGAAATGTGTACCAGATAGAGTCACTGATGATTCAGGGGCAATGATATCAGATGTGATTCTGAGAATGAACCGGTATAGGCCTCAAGAAGGTCGTTGGTTGTCTCGCACAGTTCTTGATCATGCTGGGAGAGAGTGTTTCGTTGTTCGGATAAG AGTGGGAGGTGGGCTTTGGAGGAGAGGAGATGAAACCCCATCAGCTGTGAAATGGGAAGACAGAATTATTGAGATACGAGAAGGTTCATGGTCTTATGTTGCAGATTCCATCGGTAGAGCTCCTG CAAAAGTGGTAGGAACAGCAACCCCCAAAGAACCTCCAGAGAAGTGCCAAGCCGCGTGGAATTTCTCCACAGGAGATGAGTTGTTAATTAGTTGGGAATCATCAACATCAGTGCCAGGTCTGAGGTTCACGCTCATAAATGAAATGTCTCCAGACTCATCT CAGGTTAAGTTGTTGAGAGGACGAAAAATGCAGTACCAAGTGAGGAAAGCTAGTAATAAAACGAACAGTTCCCACGAAGAACAAAGCGaggatggagaagaagatgaggatgGCTTTATAACATTCGTTCGTTTCAATGAGGACAACCCAAATGGAAGAGCAACAGCTCTTTTAAATTGGAAGCTATTGGCCGTAGAACTACTCCCCGATGAAGACACGGTTCTTATCCTCCTACTATGCATTTCAATACTCAGAAGTGTATCAGAGATGAGAAAAGAAGACTTGGGAAACTTGCTCATTAGGCGTCGGTTGAAGGAATCGAAACTAGGAGCTAGAGATTGGGGTTCTGTGATACTACATCCTtctccactttcttcttcaACCAATTCTTCCCCATATCTTCAACCTTGGCATTGGAATCCTGAAGCTGTAATGGCATCCGAAAGGGCTGATCTCATCACCAGACAGCCTGGTTTTGGTTATTCACCTGTTGAAGGTGGTGATAAGTTGTTTAAGAGAGGAATCATAACAtga
- the LOC120009783 gene encoding uncharacterized protein LOC120009783 isoform X4, whose product MSDARYATEISGSMSSRSLSEISEVETFRLSVNLVSAARRNIGFLRTVAESQWLHESPIVIVEAIRRYEELWMPLISDLTVQSKTPPLVLPPLDIEWVWFCHSLNPVNYRKYCASRFSKLIGKPAIFDEENEDYALMRCGEIWERRYPSESFENEIDSDLEDPVDIVTNEDLLFEVKKQRNLCKKFSVPYMNEIVYLIAAKQRYKGFLFLLQRSTDGCSPLVPTLDILLMWITHQSYPTVYAEDLKEMEGDIWSLVSVGELVNKKEVEETQKLWDRAFEQPYEKAGAELALDFDGVASVNPPVHWAVSDVDVNTKYKAMTPRFLLEVCLSVRLSSRMKAMHEDIKCNFLCLKMVRCHRELKMENLISDICLDSWQKAWHLCGEFGTRGLMLELRHRGGGFFKRCKLLDTATFLWNDLLRAPSLALAREVGDQVRIVASITPPVQAPYLLKCVPDRVTDDSGAMISDVILRMNRYRPQEGRWLSRTVLDHAGRECFVVRIRVGGGLWRRGDETPSAVKWEDRIIEIREGSWSYVADSIGRAPVQQKW is encoded by the exons ATGTCGGATGCCCGGTATGCAACCGAAATATCGGGCTCCATGTCCTCGAGGAGCCTCAGTGAAATATCCGAAGtggaaacgtttcgtttgagCGTGAATCTCGTATCGGCTGCGAGGCGAAATATCGGGTTCTTGAGAACAGTGGCAGAGTCTCAGTGGCTTCACGAGAGTCCAATCGTTATTGTTGAAGCCATACGAAG GTATGAGGAGCTCTGGATGCCGTTGATTTCTGATCTGACGGTTCAGTCAAAGACGCCACCTTTGGTTCTTCCTCCTCTGGATATTGAGTGGGTTTGGTTCTGCCACTCCTTGAATCCG GTCAATTACAGGAAATACTGTGCATCGAGGTTCTCAAAACTGATAGGAAAACCTGCAATCTTCGACGAAGAAAATGAAGATTACGCATTGATGAGATGCGGAGAGATCTGGGAAAGAAGATACCCATCTGAGTCTTTTGAGAATGAAATTGATTCAGATTTGGAAGACCCAGTTGATATCGTGACTAATGAAGATCTACTGTTCGAAGTAAAGAAGCAGAGAAATTTGTGCAAGAAGTTCTCAGTACCATATATGAACGAGATTGTGTATTTGATAGCAGCAAAACAGAGGTACAAGGGGTTTTTGTTCTTGTTGCAGAGATCCACAGATGGGTGTTCTCCTTTGGTGCCCACTTTGGACATTCTACTGATGTGGATAACTCATCAA AGTTACCCAACTGTATATGCAGAGGACTTGAAAGAGATGGAGGGCGACATTTGGAGTCTGGTGAGTGTAGGGGAACTTGTGAATAAAAAGGAGGTGGAAGAAACCCAGAAATTGTGGGATAGAGCCTTTGAGCAACCATATGAGAAAGCTGGAGCCGAGCTAGCCCTGGACTTTGATGGGGTTGCCTCAGTGAATCCTCCTGTTCACTGGGCAGTCTCAGATGTAGATGTCAACACCAAATACAAGGCCATGACACCCAGGTTCTTACTTGAG GTGTGTCTGTCTGTGAGGCTCAGTTCTAGGATGAAGGCAATGCATGAAGACATTAAATGCAATTTCCTGTGTCTGAAAATGGTAAGATGTCACAGGGAGCTCAAGATGGAAAATCTCATATCCGACATCTGCCTGGATTCATGGCAAAAAGCTTGGCATCTCTGCGGTGAATTTGGCACCAGAGGATTGATGCTTGAGCTTCGCCATCGTGGTGGGGGCTTTTTCAAAAGATGCAAATTGCTAGACACGGCTACATTTTTATGGAATGATTTACTAAGAGCACCATCCCTTGCTTTGGCGAGAGAAGTTGGTGATCAAGTGAGGATTGTTGCTTCAATAACTCCACCGGTTCAAGCACCATATTTGTTGAAATGTGTACCAGATAGAGTCACTGATGATTCAGGGGCAATGATATCAGATGTGATTCTGAGAATGAACCGGTATAGGCCTCAAGAAGGTCGTTGGTTGTCTCGCACAGTTCTTGATCATGCTGGGAGAGAGTGTTTCGTTGTTCGGATAAG AGTGGGAGGTGGGCTTTGGAGGAGAGGAGATGAAACCCCATCAGCTGTGAAATGGGAAGACAGAATTATTGAGATACGAGAAGGTTCATGGTCTTATGTTGCAGATTCCATCGGTAGAGCTCCTG TACAGCAAAAGTGGTAG
- the LOC120009783 gene encoding uncharacterized protein LOC120009783 isoform X3 yields MSDARYATEISGSMSSRSLSEISEVETFRLSVNLVSAARRNIGFLRTVAESQWLHESPIVIVEAIRRYEELWMPLISDLTVQSKTPPLVLPPLDIEWVWFCHSLNPVNYRKYCASRFSKLIGKPAIFDEENEDYALMRCGEIWERRYPSESFENEIDSDLEDPVDIVTNEDLLFEVKKQRNLCKKFSVPYMNEIVYLIAAKQRYKGFLFLLQRSTDGCSPLVPTLDILLMWITHQSYPTVYAEDLKEMEGDIWSLVSVGELVNKKEVEETQKLWDRAFEQPYEKAGAELALDFDGVASVNPPVHWAVSDVDVNTKYKAMTPRFLLEVCLSVRLSSRMKAMHEDIKCNFLCLKMVRCHRELKMENLISDICLDSWQKAWHLCGEFGTRGLMLELRHRGGGFFKRCKLLDTATFLWNDLLRAPSLALAREVGDQVRIVASITPPVQAPYLLKCVPDRVTDDSGAMISDVILRMNRYRPQEGRWLSRTVLDHAGRECFVVRIRVGGGLWRRGDETPSAVKWEDRIIEIREGSWSYVADSIGRAPDICAFFCHLVQQKW; encoded by the exons ATGTCGGATGCCCGGTATGCAACCGAAATATCGGGCTCCATGTCCTCGAGGAGCCTCAGTGAAATATCCGAAGtggaaacgtttcgtttgagCGTGAATCTCGTATCGGCTGCGAGGCGAAATATCGGGTTCTTGAGAACAGTGGCAGAGTCTCAGTGGCTTCACGAGAGTCCAATCGTTATTGTTGAAGCCATACGAAG GTATGAGGAGCTCTGGATGCCGTTGATTTCTGATCTGACGGTTCAGTCAAAGACGCCACCTTTGGTTCTTCCTCCTCTGGATATTGAGTGGGTTTGGTTCTGCCACTCCTTGAATCCG GTCAATTACAGGAAATACTGTGCATCGAGGTTCTCAAAACTGATAGGAAAACCTGCAATCTTCGACGAAGAAAATGAAGATTACGCATTGATGAGATGCGGAGAGATCTGGGAAAGAAGATACCCATCTGAGTCTTTTGAGAATGAAATTGATTCAGATTTGGAAGACCCAGTTGATATCGTGACTAATGAAGATCTACTGTTCGAAGTAAAGAAGCAGAGAAATTTGTGCAAGAAGTTCTCAGTACCATATATGAACGAGATTGTGTATTTGATAGCAGCAAAACAGAGGTACAAGGGGTTTTTGTTCTTGTTGCAGAGATCCACAGATGGGTGTTCTCCTTTGGTGCCCACTTTGGACATTCTACTGATGTGGATAACTCATCAA AGTTACCCAACTGTATATGCAGAGGACTTGAAAGAGATGGAGGGCGACATTTGGAGTCTGGTGAGTGTAGGGGAACTTGTGAATAAAAAGGAGGTGGAAGAAACCCAGAAATTGTGGGATAGAGCCTTTGAGCAACCATATGAGAAAGCTGGAGCCGAGCTAGCCCTGGACTTTGATGGGGTTGCCTCAGTGAATCCTCCTGTTCACTGGGCAGTCTCAGATGTAGATGTCAACACCAAATACAAGGCCATGACACCCAGGTTCTTACTTGAG GTGTGTCTGTCTGTGAGGCTCAGTTCTAGGATGAAGGCAATGCATGAAGACATTAAATGCAATTTCCTGTGTCTGAAAATGGTAAGATGTCACAGGGAGCTCAAGATGGAAAATCTCATATCCGACATCTGCCTGGATTCATGGCAAAAAGCTTGGCATCTCTGCGGTGAATTTGGCACCAGAGGATTGATGCTTGAGCTTCGCCATCGTGGTGGGGGCTTTTTCAAAAGATGCAAATTGCTAGACACGGCTACATTTTTATGGAATGATTTACTAAGAGCACCATCCCTTGCTTTGGCGAGAGAAGTTGGTGATCAAGTGAGGATTGTTGCTTCAATAACTCCACCGGTTCAAGCACCATATTTGTTGAAATGTGTACCAGATAGAGTCACTGATGATTCAGGGGCAATGATATCAGATGTGATTCTGAGAATGAACCGGTATAGGCCTCAAGAAGGTCGTTGGTTGTCTCGCACAGTTCTTGATCATGCTGGGAGAGAGTGTTTCGTTGTTCGGATAAG AGTGGGAGGTGGGCTTTGGAGGAGAGGAGATGAAACCCCATCAGCTGTGAAATGGGAAGACAGAATTATTGAGATACGAGAAGGTTCATGGTCTTATGTTGCAGATTCCATCGGTAGAGCTCCTG ACATTTGTGCATTCTTTTGCCATCTAGTACAGCAAAAGTGGTAG
- the LOC120009728 gene encoding lipoprotein NlpI: protein MASFHISKPSSTTSSSSSIRHRFYFSVLPPISLKTHTKFNFLYTNPLRLIHNSQHPPLTFSRRLFLPSVSGIWDAFRGNDNAREAILAIRRGMLLFRQGDVLGSLAEFDKAIELDPRQKAYLWQRGLSLYYLDRFEDGAEQFRFDVAQNPNDTEESIWCFLCEAKLYGVQGARKRFLKVGRDPRPVMRETYNLFKDGGYPEKLVAAFSNGRESEYFYASLYAGLYHESQNKLDSAKFHIMAACQSSYGQRSDDYMVSLAKVHCLCRNWSTE, encoded by the exons ATGGCTTCCTTTCACATATCCAAACCCTCCTCCaccacttcctcttcctcctccattCGCCACCGTTTCTATTTCTCTGTTTTACCTCCAATTTCGCTCAAAACCCATACGAAATTTAACTTTCTTTACACAAATCCTTTGAGATTAATCCACAACTCTCAACACCCACCACTGACATTTTCCAGGAGATTGTTTCTCCCTTCAGTGTCTGGAATCTGGGATGCTTTTAGAGGAAACGACAATGCCCGTGAAGCAATTCTCGCCATTCGTCGTGGAATGCTACTCTTTAGACAG GGTGATGTTTTGGGATCTTTAGCAGAGTTCGATAAGGCAATAGAGCTTGATCCTCGTCAAAAGGCTT ATCTTTGGCAAAGAGGGCTTTCGCTTTACTATCTTGATAG GTTTGAAGATGGGGCAGAACAGTTCCGGTTTGATGTTGCACAGAATCCAAATGACACAGAAGAGTCTATATGGTGCTTTCTTTGTGAAGCTAAGTTATATGGAGTTCAGGGAGCAAGGAAACGATTTCTCAAG GTAGGGAGAGATCCTCGGCCCGTCATGCGGGAAACTTACAATCTTTTCAAAGATGGTGGTTATCCAGAGAAG CTTGTAGCTGCATTTTCTAATGGCAGGGAGAGTGAATATTTCTATGCTTCTTTATATGCCGGGCTTTATCATGAATCTCAG AATAAACTAGATTCAGCCAAATTTCATATAATGGCTGCATGTCAGTCTTCTTATGGTCAAAG GTCAGATGATTATATGGTTTCCCTTGCCAAAGTGCACTGCCTTTGTCGAAATTGGAGCACTGAATAG